The following proteins come from a genomic window of Sorghum bicolor cultivar BTx623 chromosome 3, Sorghum_bicolor_NCBIv3, whole genome shotgun sequence:
- the LOC8061876 gene encoding uncharacterized protein LOC8061876: protein MGNTVAPCMCRKEAAGTAAVTTRGRRRPKSFVTGLVPAAGPDAAPPPRRLAVTPRKHQRDDVELEQQQQQQQQDETTTRAGPGRSRARARAGGVSWAGGVGDDDDAAAVGKQASGAAAVVTVKIVLKRKDAEALVARLNAQSARERKARMDELKGEFRAGDCGAMSPTPCRDAWKPSLAPIKENYPSGVSL, encoded by the coding sequence ATGGGCAACACCGTGGCGccgtgcatgtgccgcaaggagGCCGCCGGCACGGCCGCCGTGACGACCAGGGGGAGGCGGCGTCCCAAGAGCTTTGTCACCGGGTTGGTGCCGGCGGCGGGTCCGgatgccgcgccgccgccgaggcgcTTAGCCGTCACGCCGCGCAAGCATCAGCGGGACGACGTCGAgctcgagcagcagcagcagcagcagcagcaggacgaAACGACGACGCGGGCGGGGCCGGGGCGTTCGCGTGCTCGTGCTCGTGCGGGAGGAGTCTCGTGGGCGGGCGGCGtcggtgacgacgacgacgccgccgccgtcggcaaGCAGGCCTCGGGGGCCGCCGCGGTGGTGACGGTGAAGATCGTGCTGAAGAGGAAGGACGCGGAGGCGCTGGTGGCGAGGCTGAACGCGCAGAGCGCGCGGGAGCGCAAGGCCAGGATGGACGAGCTCAAGGGCGAGTTCCGTGCCGGGGACTGCGGCGCGATGAGCCCGACGCCGTGCCGGGACGCGTGGAAGCCCAGCCTTGCTCCGATAAAGGAGAACTATCCCAGTGGTGTGAGTCTGTGA